Sequence from the Malaciobacter pacificus genome:
GATATTTAAACTTGCAACTTTTCCTTCAATATCATCTATTCCAGTTTTTTTTCTTTCATTTATTAAGTTCATAAATATATTTTGTGCATTTAAACTTCTTGGAAATCCAACATAAGCATATAAATGTGCAAAAATTTCTTTGATTTCATTTTGAGTAAGTCCTGCTTTTAAACCTTTTATTAGTGATTTTCTTAAACTCTCTAAATCTCCACTAGCACTAAAAGCAGAGATTTCTATAGTTGCTATCTCTTTTTTATCTAGTTCTTCAAATTTTGTTCCACCAGTTTCATTTGCAAATACAAATAGTGGTAAAAATAAAAATAGTTTTAATATTTGTTTCATCATAAATCCTTTTATTTTGAATTATATTGTTCATCAGTTACTGGTTCCATCCAGTTTACATTTTTACCTGTTTTTTCAACTGCACCAGTAATTACTAAGTGAGTCATTGCAATATCTTTTGATGCTCCATGCCAGTGTTTTACACCAATTGGACACCAAACAACATCACCTTCTTTTACTGTCTCTTTTTTACCATCCCAAGTTTGTGTATATCCAACACCTTTTGTAACTATGATATGCTGACCTGCTGGATGAGTGTGCCAGTTTGATCTTGCTCCTGGTTCAAAAGTTACATATGCTCCTGAGTGAGTTTTTGTATTTCCTTTTGGATAGACAGGGTCGATTCTAACTTCTCCACCACTAAAATACTTTTTAAAATCTGTTTTGTTTACAACAATAGATTTTCTATCTTCAAGTCTTGTAATAGTTTGTTCATTTTTAATTTCACTTGCTTGAGTTTGACTAATCGATAATAAGGCTAAAACTGCCGTAGTTGTAATTAATTTCATATTTAAGTCCTTTAAATTGATATATTTAAAGTATATATTAACAATAAAATAATCACTAGAATGATTTTGTAAATTTCTTGCACAATACTACAAATATTTAAAAAATGGAGAATTGGGCAAGAAATATACAGAATTTTTCTTGTTTAATCTATAAATATTTAATATAATTAAAATGGATTATATTGCTTAAAAGGATTATTATGGAAGATTATTTAGTACAAGCAAGAGAAGATTTAATAGAATTTATAAATAAAAAATATAGTTTAGAAAATGGATTATTACAAAGTGAAATTGAGTGTTTAGATTTTTTCTATTCTACATCAACTACAGAGTTCGATGCAATAATGTATGAGCCATCACTTTGCGTTATATTACAAGGGTCAAAAGCCGTTGGTTTTGGAGAAAAACTTTACCAATATAGTCCAAGTGAGTATTTACTTTCATCAACACATGTACCTGCAAATATTAGGATATTAGAAGCAAGTGAAGATACTCCTTATTTATCTTTTAGAATTAGATTTGGATTAGAAGATATTTACGAAGTATTAAAAAATACTAATCCATCAAAATTAGAGTTTCAAAAAAAATCAGAAAAAGGACTTTTCTTTGATGATTTAAACTACTCTTTATATGAACCAATGACTAGATTAGTTAAGTTACTTGAAAAGCCCAAAGAAGATATTGAGTATTTAGCTCCTTTTATTATAAAAGAGATTTTATATAAGCTAATAAATGATAAAAGTGGATACTTCTTAAATAAATTTGTAATGGAAGGTACAACATCAAATAAGGTTGTTAAGGCTATTACTGAGATTAAAAATAAATTTAATGAAAAATTAAATATTAAAGAATTAGCAAACCTTGTTGAAATGAGTGAATCATCTTTATATCAAAATTTTAAAACAATTACTTCAATGACACCAATACAGTTTCAAAAAAATCTTAGACTCCAAGAAGCTAAGCAAATATTATCTGTTAGAAATATTGAAGTTAGTGAGGTGGCTTTTGCAGTAGGGTATGAATCACCATCTCAATTTAGTAGAGAGTATTCTAGAATGTTTGGAATCTCTCCCAAAGCCCATAGTGATATTTTAAAAGGACAAGTTAGTGCCTAATCTACTTTTGTAGGATTAGGCATAGGAAAATTATCTTCTAAAACTTCTACCTTCATCTCTTTTTGTTGTTTTTTTTGATTTTTTTGGACCTCTTTTAGCTACTTTTTCTCTATTCCCAGCTTTTTTTTCACTAAGTTTTTTAGGTTTTGGTTTTACAAGTCTTGGTTTTTTTTCTGTTGGTTCAAAATCTTCAACAGTTTGTCTACCTAAATCTAAAATCAACTCTTTTTCAATATCCATCATCATTCTATAATCTTTTACACTTAATAGTGTAATTGCAGTTCCAGGATTTCCAGCTCTTCCTGTTCTTCCAATTCTATGTGTATAATCAGCAATTGTTTCTGGTAATTCAAAGTTTACTACAACAGGAAGCATTTCTATATCAATTCCACGTGCTGCAATATCAGTAGCAACTAATACTCTGATTTCTCCTTCTTTGAACTTTCTTAAAGCTTTAGCACGAGCTGATTGTCTTACATCTCCATGAATACAAGCACTTGGAAGACCATCAAGCTCAAAGTGTCGCACTAAGGCATCTGCTATTTTTTTAGTATTTACAAATACTAAAACTTGTGGATAGTTTTGAGAACCAATTAGATATGAAAGCAGGGGAGCTTTTTGATTTGGATCTACTTCAATAACCCTTTGCTCAATAATATCAACACTACTTCTTTGATTTACTACTTCAACAACAGCAGGGTCATTTAAAAACTCTTTTGCTAGTTTTTTAACATTTTGATTTAGAGTTGCTGAAAACATCATGATTTGTCTATTTGGCCCAACATTTGGCAAAATTGCTTCTAAATCTTCTAAAAATCCCATAGCTAAAATTGTATCAACTTCATCAATTACAACATGAGTAATACTTGATAAATCAATAGTATTATTTCTAAGATGTTCCATTAGTCTGCCTGTTGTTGCTACAACTATATCAAGACCGTTTGCAATTTTCTTTTCTTGATCTTTTAATGATACACCACCAAAAATAGTAGTATTTTTAATATCTAAATATTTTCCTAAATCATCAACTGCTTGAGATATTTGTTTTGCTAATTCTCTTGTTGGAGCTATAATTAAAGCTCTTAAAACTGGAACTTCAATTCTTGTTTGTGCTAAATTATTTAATATTGGTAATAAAAAAGCTGCTGTTTTACCAGAACCACTTTGTGCAGTTCCTAGCAGGTCTTTACCTTTCATTGCAATTGGAATTGCTTTTTGTTGTATTTGTGTAGGCTTATCAAATCCTAATTCATCTATTGCTTTAATAATATTTGAATCTAGTTTGTTTTCGTTGAAAGTTTTGATGAGCTATTCCTTTTATACTTTTATTTTTTTCGTATAATATCTAAATATTAATGAAAAGAAAAACTAACTATCTTGTTTTTTAAATAGAACTTTAAAACATGCACCTTTATATTTCTTACTATTATATGTAAATTCTTCATTATAAGCAGCAATTTCAAAATGATGTTTTTCTCTTAATATTTTATCAACCATAGAAAGACCAAGTCCCGTTCCAATTGATTGATGTTTTGTAGTGAAATATGGTTCAAAGATTCTATCTATGATTTTTTTATTAATTCCACCTGCTGAATCTAAGATAGTTAACTCTAAAGAATTTGTGTCTATTTTTTTTGTTTTTATAAAAATATATCGGTTGTTTTGATCTTCTATTTTTTCTTTTAAAAAGTCAATTGCATTATTTAATATATTTATTATTGCTTGTTGTAGTTCGTTTTTATTACCATTAACTTCTATATTGTCAAAAATCTCTTTTTCTATTTTAATGTAGTTATTTTTAATAGATGAATCTAATAATTTTAAAGATTCCATAATAATATCATTTATAAATATTAATTTAAACTCTTTGTCTTCTTTTATAAAATTCCTAAAATCATCAATTGTTTTTGATAAATACAGTGTTTGTTCAATGATTTTATTACTTGATTTTACTAATTCTTCATCATCTTTTTTATCTATTTCAACGCTTAATTTGATACCACTTGCAACTGTGCTGATAATACTTAAAGGTTGTCTCCATTGGTGAGCAATATTTCCAATCATTTCACCCATTGAAGCTAATCTAGCTTGTTCTTCTAAAATTTTGATTGTTGTTACATCTTTTATAATGATTAAAAGCTTTTCTTGATTTGGAAGAAGTGTAATACTCATATTTAATGCAATTCTTCTATTATTTGCTACGATTGATTCTTTTTGGAAATTTTTAATGTGTCCATAAGTAATAGCTTTTTTTATCAAACTTTTCATATGTTTTCTAAGTTCAGGAACAGTTAATTCTAAACTTGATTTTTGAAGCAGCTCATCCCTTGTAAATCCAGTTATATTTAAATAAGCTTCATTAAATTCTAAAAAATTTGTCTCTAAATCAGTTATTGCAATACCATCACTACTAAATTTAAATATTGATTCAAATTCCATTTTTTGTGCTAGAATTAATTCTTGCGTTTTTTCTTTTTGTGTAATATCAATACCAATAGTTGCTAAATAATCCATAGTGCCATCGGGTTTTTTTATCAAAGTATTTGACCACTCAAATATTTTTTCTTCACCTGTTTTTGATAACCAACTATTTTTAAATGATTTTACAATTTCTCCTTTTTGTGCTTTTTTTATAATTTCAATTACGTTATTTCTTTTATTTTCTGGTAAAAATTTGTCCCAAAAATATGGAGCACTTGCAATTTCTTCTTGAGAGTAACCAACATATTCTTGACCATATTTATTTATTTTAAACATAGTACCAGTTGCATCTATAACAGCAATAATTGCATTTGCATTGTCAATTAATGTTGATGTGAAATTTATTTGTTTAACAATCTCTTTCTCTAACTCTTTTTCATTTGTAACATCTTTAATAATTGAAAAAAGAATTATTCCTTTTTGTGTTTCAATAGGTGAAGAGTAGACTTCAACATTTTTTATTTGACCATTTTTTAATTTATGTGGAAATACAAATTTATTATTTTTAAAACTTTTTGCACTATTAATACTATTTTGTATTTCATCTTTAGATGATACGTTTATTTGAGAAATATTCATAGTGGTAAACTCAGTATAGCTATAGCCATAAAAATTTGTAGCACTTAGATTAGCATCTAATATTGCACCAGTATCTGGAGATATTAAAAGCATTACTGAATCATGTGTTTTAAACATATTTTCAAACTGATTTTTTACTAATTGAATCTCTTCTAAAAGCTCTTTTCTTTTAGTAATATCTTTGTGTGTCCCAATTATTCTAGTTGGATTATTACTTGAGTCTCTCTTTACAATAACCCCTCTATCTAATATCCATTTAAATGTATTGTTTTTGCATAAAATTTGATATTCACACTCATACTCTTTTGTTATACCATGAATATGTTCTTCCATTTTTTTTAAGACATATTCTAATTGATTAGGGTTTATTCTGTTGTGCCATTCTTTTAAATCAGAAGTGATTTCATCTTCTCTAAAACCAAATAATTTTTTCCATTGTTTAGAGTAAAAAACATTATTTGTTTCTAAATTCCAATCCCAAAGTCCATCTCCACTACCTTCAATAGCAAACTTCCATCTAAATTCACTATCTTCTAATTTGTTTTGATATTTTTCCAATAAAAACTGTCTGTAAATTAAAAAACTTATTATGATAATCGATATAAAAATAATAAGAATTATTGTTGAGTAATCTATTTTTGTAACTTGTTTAGTATAAATCCATTTATTTGTTATATTTTGCTTTGTTTTAGGATTAATATCTTCAATAAGTTTATTTAAAATTGGTATTATTTCTCTATTTTCTTTATTTACCATAATTTGTAAATCAACATTGAATTTACTATTTGCAGTTATTTTTATTTCATTGTAATTATTTTGAGTTATGTAATATACTAAAACAGGGTTAATATCAGCTGCTGCATCAACTTTATCTTTAGATAATAAATATAAAGCTTCAATCGTATTTTTTACAGGAATAAGCTGAATATTTGGGTAGTTTCTTTCTAATAGTTTGTAGGCAGTAAAATTTTTTCCTACTGCTATTTTTTTACCATTTAGTTCATTTAAATCTAAAATATTTTCTGTATTTAATTTTGTTGCAATTGATATTGGAAAAGATATATAAGGTTTAGAAAATAGAGCATATTTTTCTCTGTCTTTTGTTGCTGATGTTGATATAATTGCTCCAAATTTATCTTCATTTACTTTATACAATGCATTTGAAAAACTATCAACTTTTATAAAATTTAATTTTAAGAGCCGCTTGCAAATTCCACCATCATAAACTAGTGAATTTGTAAACCTACTAAGCTTATCAAGCAGATCTTTTAAACTTTTAATCATTTTACCGCTTTATGGGTCAATTTTAGATAAAAAACTATTATTGGGTGCGTGCTTGATGGTTGAGTTTTAAAAATGGCTAATTTTTAGTGTTTTTAGCTAAAAGTTATGTTACCAGTTTCAAACTCTGATGAATACAAACTGATAAAATACCAAATGCTAAAACAGAAGCTACTTTTGTAGCTCCTTTATAATAAATATTACTGCATCCAAAGTCTTCTTTGAGGTATTTATTGACTCTCTCAACCATACTTCTTTGGTTATAGTGATGGGTATCTAAACTTTGAGTAAGGTTTAGAATTTTAAATTTCTTTTTTTCATCTTTTATAAGTTGAATTTTTCCTTTTAACTCTTTGGAGTTCTTCGGATTGATATCAATAAGCGGTCTATGATTTAGTTTTTTGGAAAAATCTCTGATAATATTGCTGTCGTATCCTGCATCTTGTAAGTCATAAAGATATGATACTTTTTTGCTTGTCTCGTTTATAAGAGGAAGTGCTACTGAGCTATCATGAACATTTGCCCCTGAATAAATAGCAGTAATAGGGATATCTCCATCTACTACACTGATATGGAGTTTCCCTCCTATCCATGTTTCAAAGTTGCCTTTGGAATTCTGTTTTCTTCCAACTCCACACTGCGTTGATACCAAAGATAGCATCTGCTTTGTGGTTTTCATATCTTCTTGTTGCTGCAAGATACTGGGTGTTTTAGGCTCTCTTGTTTCACCTTTTTTAGGTCGTCCTCTTCTTTTTGGTTTAAACTTTTCTTTTTCAACTTTTACAGGTTTTTCTCTCAGTGGTATTTTTGTTGCATCACTTGCATTATAAAAAAAGAGTGTATCCCTTAGATACTCCTTCACAAACTGCTCATGCGTCTTTTGTGCAATTTTAAGCTCACTGAGCTCCTTAAAGACTCTACTAAATTTAGACTCACTTGGAATATCGTTTTTATATCTCCACCCACACAAGATCCTCAGCGTTCTATCACTATGAAGTCTATCGATAAGGTCTCTGGTTGTTTGGATATTGTAAACACTCTTTGCAATAAATGCTCGTGCAATCTCTTCTCTATGCTTTGGAGTGTTTGTAATAGATACGACAGTGATATTTTTTTCAATCGCAGCAAAGTCTAATATCTTAATAAGCTTTTGCTCTTTATTTGACAACTCTTCTAATTGAAGCTCTCTTTTCAAAGAAGGAAAAAGTGAATTTTCAAGATTTAAAACCTTAGTCCACATTTTAGATAGACTTGAAGATATTTTTGGTAGAATAATTTCCATAAGTTGAATCGCTCTTCTGTTAAATTTTTGTAGTAAAAAATTATAACTTATCTGAAGTTTGATTCAACTTTTTAAAATTTAAATCAGCTTAAATTACGGGTTGTTTTTTATAATCTGCAAGTGGCTCTTTAAATTTGAATTTGAAGCTAAATTCTTTATAATATCAGCAGATAAACCTTCTATAATACCATTTTCATAACTAGTAAAAGGTTTCCAGTCATTATAATAAATATTTAAAGGTGAATATTGTAGATAAGTTATTTCATCTTTTGATAGTTTATGTGGATTTAAATTATTTGCATATGAAAAAATAATTGAAAATAATAATAAGTAAATAAGTTTCATAAACAGCAGCCTAAAATTAGTAATAATTTATTATAACAACATTATATTAAAATACAATTATAATAAAATAATTTTATTTTAGGCAAATTTTATTTTACTCTTTTGTTTCTGTAATTAATGAGATATTAAATAATTGGTTTTTTTGAATTACATCTAAGACTTTTACAACTTTTTCGTATTTAACTTCTTTGTCAATTCTAAATATAATATTTCTTGTTTTATCTTCTATTTCAATTAGTTTTTCATGAAGTTCATCTAGTGTTAATTCTTTACCATAAATTGCAAGTTTATCAACACTTAATTCGATTATTACCTCTTTTTGTTTTAATTCAATCTCTTTTGCACTTGAAGTTGGAAGATTTAATACAAGAGCTAATTCATCTTTTTTAAATACTGAAGATACTATAAAGAAAATTAATAAAATAAAAACAACATCAACAAGTGGCGTGATATCTGGTGTTAATATTTCTCTTTTTCTCATAGGTTTTTTAATACCTCTTTTTGAAGTTTTAACTCTAAACTATCTAAAACACCTGTAATATAGTTATATCCAATATAGTGAGGAATAGCAACGATTAGACCTGCAACTGTTGTGATAAGTGCAATTGAAATACCATTTGAGAAAATACTTGGATCACCTAAACCACTTTTTGTTATAGAATCAAATGAGTTTAAAACCCCAACAACTGTACCTAATAAACCAATTAGTGGTGCAATTGAAGCAATGATTTTGATAGTATTTAGTCCAAATTCTAATTTTTTAACTTTTCTGCTAATAATATTTTCTAATGATTCTTTTTTTAAATCAATATTATTGTTTTTTACAAATTCTACAATTTCATCAATATTTTTTTGACTTTTAACTTTTGAAAAAGATAGAACAATTATCTTCCAAAACATAATTGTAAAACCAATAATATTTAAAAATATTAGTACATAAACTATTATTCCACCTCTATTGATATAACTTAATAAATCAATTTCCATCTATTTAACTCCTAACTATTTGATATGCTACTGGAACTGTAATATCCCAACTATTTTTATTTAATTCTTTTGGAATAGGCTCAAACTTTTTAATTTTTGTCAAAATTTCTATAGCCGCTTTATTTAATCTTGAGTATATGCTATTTTTTGAAATTCTTACATTTTTAATTTCTCCATTTTTGCCTATTGTAAAACTTAAATAAACTTTTCCCGTTTGATTAAGTCTTTTTGCTGCTTTTGGATACTTTTTATTTTTATCAATTAATCTTTTTAATTTTAATAGATACTCATTTTCAACAGCTTTTAAAACCTTAGGATTGATTTTTTCACTTTTTTGGGCTTTTTGAGAAACCTCTTGGGGAACTTGCTCTTTTTCAAAAACTTTTTTAGGTTCAGGTTTTTTTACAGGTTTCTCAACAGGTTTTTCAACTTTTTTCTCTATTTTTTTCTTAACAATTTTCTTTTTCTTAACTTTTTTCTTAACTTCTTTAACAATATTTTTACTTTTTGTTTTTGGAAGTTTCTTTTTTATAATAGGTTTTTTCTTAACTACTACTTTCTCAACTTTTTTAGGTTTTGGCTTAACTTCTTGTTTTTTGATTACTACATTATTTAGTTTTATAGCAGCGCTACTACTCGGTTTTGGTGCAACAATTGTTTTAGGCTCTTCAACTTTAAGTTGAGCAAATAGATATACATGAGCTGATACTATTAAAATTAATATGATTAAAAAACTTTTTTTTCTTTCCATTTTGGAATCTTAATATAATATTGATAATAATTATCTTAATTAATAAAATATTAATAGTTTTGTTAAAATTTTGTTAAAAAAGTTTAACTACTATTTCAAAAAAAAGGAGTTTTCTTGAAGAGAATAATAATTCTTCCTTTTTTGTGTAGTTCACTATTTTCTAATGAACTAGAACTACTACAAAAAGATAAACAGGAAATAAGAACTTTAGAAAAACAAATAATAGAAGAAAAATATAAATCTTCAAAAGATGAATGGATTGGGAGAATTGATTTAAGCTCTACTATAAATAGAACTCACTCTTTTTCTAGTGAAAATGATAATTTATCAAAAAGTATTTCAATTGGTTTTTCTCAAAACATATATCAATCGGGTGGTATAGAGTTTTCAATTCAAAATGCGAAAGATACATATAATCAAGATTTAATTTCATGGGAAAATGAAAATATAGCAATACTTCAAACAATATATGAAACTTTGTTAAATATGAAAAAAGTAAAAATACAGATAGCTCAAAGTGATTATAATTTAAAAAATAAACACATAGAGTTGATTTTAAAGAAAATACAATATGAAGCTGGGAAGGTAGATATTGTAGAACTAAATAATGCAATTATGTCTAAAAACACTCAATTTAAAAATACAATTTCTTTAAAAAACTCTTTAAAAGATTTAGAACACGAATTATCTAAATATACATCATTAAGATATGATGAAATAGAGATTTTAGATTTTAAACATATAAACAAAGAGAAGTTTATTAAAAATAGTTTAGATTTAAAGTATGAGAAATCAAAAATTGATGTTTTAAATACTACATATAAAGAATTAAAAAGCTCTTATGGTCCTCAAGTTAGTATTTCAACTAATGCATCATATTCAAATAATGATGATTTGACAAATAATACAAATGATGATAGCTCATCAGGTAGTATATCTTTAAAGCTATCAATGCCTATTTTTGATATTACAAAAGATACAAAAATAGAAAAATCAAAACTTGAAGTACTTAAACAAAAAGTATCTTTAAATGACACAAAAAATGAGCTTGATTACACTTATGAACAAATCATAAATCAAATTGATACTTATGAACAATATAGAAAAACTATCAGTGAAAATTTAGAGTTATATAATGACTTGATTTCTGTAAATGCAACATCAAATAGTGCAGGAATGACTTCTGATTATGATTTAGAAATACTAAAAAATACTAAGCAAATCAATGAATTTGATTTAAAAATCAATGATATAAATATCAAACTACAATACTCAAAACTATATTTTATGACAAAGGCTAAAAGTTAATGGAAACAAATTTACAAAGTGAATTAGAAAATTATTCAAGTAATAAATCTTCAAAAAAATATATATGGATTTTTGCAATTTTATTAATTGTATTTGGAGCTATTTATTATTACTATTCTTTTATTTATAATCAAAATCAATCAAACAAAATCACATATAATACAAAAAAAGTTACAAATGGAAATGTAATAGTTAGTGTAACAGCAACAGGAAATTTAGAACCAACTAATAGTGTTGATATTGGTATTGAAGTATCAGGAACATTAAAAGAGATTTATGTTGATTATAATGATGAAGTAAAAGTAGGGCAGGTTTTAGCAAAACTTGATACAACAAAGTTACAATCTCAAGTAAATAGTTCTAAAGCTTCACTAACTATTGCAAAAGCAAATCAAAAAGAGAGTTTAGTAAATGTAAATAACAAAAAACTAAACTATGACAGAACTATGAAGATGTACAAACAATCAAACGGTAAATATCCTTCAAAAAATGAAGTTGATGATGCAAAATTTTATTACGAAAGTGTCCTTGCTTCCTATGAGAGTGCACAAGCAAAAGTTATGCAAGCTCAATATAAT
This genomic interval carries:
- a CDS encoding DEAD/DEAH box helicase, whose amino-acid sequence is MKTFNENKLDSNIIKAIDELGFDKPTQIQQKAIPIAMKGKDLLGTAQSGSGKTAAFLLPILNNLAQTRIEVPVLRALIIAPTRELAKQISQAVDDLGKYLDIKNTTIFGGVSLKDQEKKIANGLDIVVATTGRLMEHLRNNTIDLSSITHVVIDEVDTILAMGFLEDLEAILPNVGPNRQIMMFSATLNQNVKKLAKEFLNDPAVVEVVNQRSSVDIIEQRVIEVDPNQKAPLLSYLIGSQNYPQVLVFVNTKKIADALVRHFELDGLPSACIHGDVRQSARAKALRKFKEGEIRVLVATDIAARGIDIEMLPVVVNFELPETIADYTHRIGRTGRAGNPGTAITLLSVKDYRMMMDIEKELILDLGRQTVEDFEPTEKKPRLVKPKPKKLSEKKAGNREKVAKRGPKKSKKTTKRDEGRSFRR
- a CDS encoding energy transducer TonB, whose protein sequence is MERKKSFLIILILIVSAHVYLFAQLKVEEPKTIVAPKPSSSAAIKLNNVVIKKQEVKPKPKKVEKVVVKKKPIIKKKLPKTKSKNIVKEVKKKVKKKKIVKKKIEKKVEKPVEKPVKKPEPKKVFEKEQVPQEVSQKAQKSEKINPKVLKAVENEYLLKLKRLIDKNKKYPKAAKRLNQTGKVYLSFTIGKNGEIKNVRISKNSIYSRLNKAAIEILTKIKKFEPIPKELNKNSWDITVPVAYQIVRS
- a CDS encoding MotA/TolQ/ExbB proton channel family protein, with translation MEIDLLSYINRGGIIVYVLIFLNIIGFTIMFWKIIVLSFSKVKSQKNIDEIVEFVKNNNIDLKKESLENIISRKVKKLEFGLNTIKIIASIAPLIGLLGTVVGVLNSFDSITKSGLGDPSIFSNGISIALITTVAGLIVAIPHYIGYNYITGVLDSLELKLQKEVLKNL
- a CDS encoding AraC family transcriptional regulator, whose product is MEDYLVQAREDLIEFINKKYSLENGLLQSEIECLDFFYSTSTTEFDAIMYEPSLCVILQGSKAVGFGEKLYQYSPSEYLLSSTHVPANIRILEASEDTPYLSFRIRFGLEDIYEVLKNTNPSKLEFQKKSEKGLFFDDLNYSLYEPMTRLVKLLEKPKEDIEYLAPFIIKEILYKLINDKSGYFLNKFVMEGTTSNKVVKAITEIKNKFNEKLNIKELANLVEMSESSLYQNFKTITSMTPIQFQKNLRLQEAKQILSVRNIEVSEVAFAVGYESPSQFSREYSRMFGISPKAHSDILKGQVSA
- a CDS encoding transposase, which gives rise to MEIILPKISSSLSKMWTKVLNLENSLFPSLKRELQLEELSNKEQKLIKILDFAAIEKNITVVSITNTPKHREEIARAFIAKSVYNIQTTRDLIDRLHSDRTLRILCGWRYKNDIPSESKFSRVFKELSELKIAQKTHEQFVKEYLRDTLFFYNASDATKIPLREKPVKVEKEKFKPKRRGRPKKGETREPKTPSILQQQEDMKTTKQMLSLVSTQCGVGRKQNSKGNFETWIGGKLHISVVDGDIPITAIYSGANVHDSSVALPLINETSKKVSYLYDLQDAGYDSNIIRDFSKKLNHRPLIDINPKNSKELKGKIQLIKDEKKKFKILNLTQSLDTHHYNQRSMVERVNKYLKEDFGCSNIYYKGATKVASVLAFGILSVCIHQSLKLVT
- a CDS encoding TolC family protein, whose amino-acid sequence is MKRIIILPFLCSSLFSNELELLQKDKQEIRTLEKQIIEEKYKSSKDEWIGRIDLSSTINRTHSFSSENDNLSKSISIGFSQNIYQSGGIEFSIQNAKDTYNQDLISWENENIAILQTIYETLLNMKKVKIQIAQSDYNLKNKHIELILKKIQYEAGKVDIVELNNAIMSKNTQFKNTISLKNSLKDLEHELSKYTSLRYDEIEILDFKHINKEKFIKNSLDLKYEKSKIDVLNTTYKELKSSYGPQVSISTNASYSNNDDLTNNTNDDSSSGSISLKLSMPIFDITKDTKIEKSKLEVLKQKVSLNDTKNELDYTYEQIINQIDTYEQYRKTISENLELYNDLISVNATSNSAGMTSDYDLEILKNTKQINEFDLKINDINIKLQYSKLYFMTKAKS
- a CDS encoding ExbD/TolR family protein — encoded protein: MRKREILTPDITPLVDVVFILLIFFIVSSVFKKDELALVLNLPTSSAKEIELKQKEVIIELSVDKLAIYGKELTLDELHEKLIEIEDKTRNIIFRIDKEVKYEKVVKVLDVIQKNQLFNISLITETKE
- a CDS encoding cupin domain-containing protein → MKLITTTAVLALLSISQTQASEIKNEQTITRLEDRKSIVVNKTDFKKYFSGGEVRIDPVYPKGNTKTHSGAYVTFEPGARSNWHTHPAGQHIIVTKGVGYTQTWDGKKETVKEGDVVWCPIGVKHWHGASKDIAMTHLVITGAVEKTGKNVNWMEPVTDEQYNSK
- a CDS encoding PAS domain S-box protein codes for the protein MIKSLKDLLDKLSRFTNSLVYDGGICKRLLKLNFIKVDSFSNALYKVNEDKFGAIISTSATKDREKYALFSKPYISFPISIATKLNTENILDLNELNGKKIAVGKNFTAYKLLERNYPNIQLIPVKNTIEALYLLSKDKVDAAADINPVLVYYITQNNYNEIKITANSKFNVDLQIMVNKENREIIPILNKLIEDINPKTKQNITNKWIYTKQVTKIDYSTIILIIFISIIIISFLIYRQFLLEKYQNKLEDSEFRWKFAIEGSGDGLWDWNLETNNVFYSKQWKKLFGFREDEITSDLKEWHNRINPNQLEYVLKKMEEHIHGITKEYECEYQILCKNNTFKWILDRGVIVKRDSSNNPTRIIGTHKDITKRKELLEEIQLVKNQFENMFKTHDSVMLLISPDTGAILDANLSATNFYGYSYTEFTTMNISQINVSSKDEIQNSINSAKSFKNNKFVFPHKLKNGQIKNVEVYSSPIETQKGIILFSIIKDVTNEKELEKEIVKQINFTSTLIDNANAIIAVIDATGTMFKINKYGQEYVGYSQEEIASAPYFWDKFLPENKRNNVIEIIKKAQKGEIVKSFKNSWLSKTGEEKIFEWSNTLIKKPDGTMDYLATIGIDITQKEKTQELILAQKMEFESIFKFSSDGIAITDLETNFLEFNEAYLNITGFTRDELLQKSSLELTVPELRKHMKSLIKKAITYGHIKNFQKESIVANNRRIALNMSITLLPNQEKLLIIIKDVTTIKILEEQARLASMGEMIGNIAHQWRQPLSIISTVASGIKLSVEIDKKDDEELVKSSNKIIEQTLYLSKTIDDFRNFIKEDKEFKLIFINDIIMESLKLLDSSIKNNYIKIEKEIFDNIEVNGNKNELQQAIINILNNAIDFLKEKIEDQNNRYIFIKTKKIDTNSLELTILDSAGGINKKIIDRIFEPYFTTKHQSIGTGLGLSMVDKILREKHHFEIAAYNEEFTYNSKKYKGACFKVLFKKQDS